A genomic window from Corticium candelabrum chromosome 8, ooCorCand1.1, whole genome shotgun sequence includes:
- the LOC134183007 gene encoding uncharacterized protein LOC134183007 produces the protein MREVTDIVDKWVKRLTYSLYTVTRISACGKQLYLSLTVYMFVTDVTLTLTSTNISKMSGITVIVSVGPRAAICSHEDMFSTISDPTIICQVQGTLLHFGMLSVALWWFFYIFNVFLLVYSTSTSNLIYNYSIKLFCIELLASIAVPTSMVITVFAVDGKYNTFVVQVALCSPPTSRLIYYTFSLPLQIVFLSGCILMALMVVRLRKAQAFRESCLSNAASRTHKAIEKRFLLVVIVFPLCFGTIFTTIAVYERLSMRITADYLDYVYCLHKHPDDHSLCSADFRNYGSIIACLIGFLLLNRVSVQQLLRSRCKTALQWNRLSADEFGERNVSVLKCRFNETEADINTTIEILGMLRIQQIDRCLSAAIPLICDAIYTNCDGSDRFQTRTNCLRVKNGVCKGFWNEAAGFINNAQRNRKCLTIADCDSEMFRERKDNRTSVETSGKI, from the exons ATGAGGGAGGTTACCGATATAGTGGACAAATGGGTGAAA CGGCTAACATATAGTCTATATACCGTTACTCGTATTTCTGCGTGTGGCAAGCAGCTGTATTTGTCATTAACagtttatatgtttgtcacAGATGTTACTCTGACTCTTACATCTACCAACATATCAAAAA TGTCAGGTATTACAGTGATAGTATCTGTTGGACCTCGTGCAGCCATTTGCAGTCACGAAGACATGTTTTCTACCATATCTGATCCAACTATAATATGCCAAGTGCAAG GTACTTTACTTCATTTCGGAATGCTCTCAGTCGCACTGTGGTGGTTCTTCTACATTTTCAACGTCTTCCTTCTTGTCTATTCTACATCCACGAGCAACCTTATCTACAACTACTCAATCAAGTTATTCTGCATTGAACTGTTGGCATCTATTGCGGTACCGACCAGCATGGTGATAACCGTCTTTGCAGTTGACGGTAAATACAACACATTCGTCGTGCAAGTGGCATTGTGCAGTCCTCCCACTTCTCGTCTAATATACTATACTTTTTCATTGCCATTgcaaattgttttcttgtctggCTGCATATTGATGGCACTGATGGTCGTCCGGCTACGaaag GCTCAAGCTTTCAGAGAGTCGTGCCTCAGCAACGCCGCGTCCCGCACGCACAAAGCGATCGAGAAACGTTTTCTTCTCGTCGTCATCGTCTTCCCGCTCTGCTTCGGCACAATCTTCACGACTATCGCTGTCTACGAACGATTGTCGATGAGAATAACTGCCGACTACCTTGATTATGTCTACTGTCTCCACAAACATCCCGACGACCACTCACTTTGTTCCGCAGACTTCCGCAATTACGGCTCCATCATAGCGTGTCTAATCGGCTTCCTTCTTTTAAAT AGAGTTTCAGTTCAACAGCTTCTTCGTTCTCGATGCAAAACTGCCCTACAGTGGAATCGCTTATCTGCTGACGAGTTTGGCGAGAGAAACGTGTCCGTTTTGAAGTGTCGTTTTAATGAAACCGAAGCAGATATCAACACCACTATTGAGATACTAGGGATGCTTCGTATTCAACAAATCGAcagatgtctgtctgccgCTATTCCGTTGATTTGCGACGCCATCTACACCAATTGTGATGGCAGCGATCGTTTTCAAACGCGAACAAACTGTTTGCGGGTAAAGAATGGCGTTTGTAAGGGTTTCTGGAATGAGGCGGCTGGTTTTATTAACAATGCCCAAAGGAATAGAAAATGTctaacgattgctgattgtgATAGTGAGATGTttagagaaagaaaagacaACAGAACGTCAGTGGAAACATCCGGTAAGATTTAG